One genomic segment of Rhinopithecus roxellana isolate Shanxi Qingling chromosome 6, ASM756505v1, whole genome shotgun sequence includes these proteins:
- the TSPAN13 gene encoding tetraspanin-13 has protein sequence MVCGGFACSKNCLCALNLLYTLVSLLLIGIAAWGIGFGLISSLRVVGVVIAVGIFLFLIALVGLIGAVKHHQVLLFFYMIILLLVFIVQFSVSCACLALNQEQQGQLLEVGWNSTASARNDIQRNLNCCGFRSFNPNDTCLASCFKSGHPCSPCAPIIGEYAGEVLRFVGGIGLFFSFTEILGVWLTYRYRNQKDPRANPSAFL, from the exons TTGGTTAGTCTGCTGCTAATTGGAATCGCTGCGTGGGGCATTGGCTTTGGGCTGATTTCCAGCCTCCGAGTGGTCGGCGTGGTCATTGCAGTGGGCATCTTCTTGTTCCTGATTGCTTTAGTGGGACTGATTGGAGCTGTAAAACATCATCAGGTGTTGCTATTTTtt TATATGATTATTCTCTTACTTGTATTTATTGTTCAGTTTTCTGTATCTTGTGCTTGTTTAGCCCTGAACCAGGAGCAACAG GGTCAGCTTCTGGAAGTTGGTTGGAACAGTACGGCAAGCGCTCGAAATGACATCCAGAGAAATCTAAACTGCTGTGGGTTCCGAAGTTTTAACCCAAATGACACCTGTCTGGCT AGCTGTTTTAAAAGTGGCCACCCGTGTTCGCCGTGTGCTCCAATCATAGGAGAATATGCTGGAGAGGTTTTGAGATTTGTTGGTGGCATTGGcctgtttttcagttttacagag ATCCTGGGTGTTTGGCTGACCTACAGATACAGGAACCAGAAAGATCCCCGTGCGAATCCTAGTGCATTCCTTTGA